CAATCTGATGCTACGAGTATAAAGGAGTTGAAGGAAAAAATTTTGACAGATTTTGGGCGTCTGGACGTTTTTGTAAACAATGCCGTGTCTAGACCAATGACGGGGTACAGTGCACCGGTGGATCAATTTGAAAAATCGATGCAGGTAAATGCTTCAGGGATGTTTCATTTATTGCGTGAAATGACTGATCTTATTGTAAACGCAGGAGGGGGAAGTGTGATTAATATTGCGTCTATGATGGGCGTGAGAGGTCCTGATCTTTCTAACTATGAAGGAACTTCCATGGGCAATCCTCCTCCAGACTATTTTTTTCATAACGCTGGACTTATTAATTTAAGTCGATATATGGCCAAGGTCATGGCAGGGAAAAATATTCGCTTTAATTGCATCAGCCCAGGGGGATTATTTAATAATCAGCCTGCACGTTTTGTTGAAAACTATTGTAAAAAGGTTCCTTTGGGTCGTATGGCCAATGCAGATGATATCAAAGGTTTAGTTGTGCTACTGTCGTCAGATGCCGGTGCCTATATAAACGGCGAAAATATTCTCTTAGATGGAGGTATGCATGCTTAAGCGGGCTGGAGTAAAACGGTCTTCCGATACTCACTGGGAGACATACCTTTTAATTTTTTAAACTGCCTATTAAAGTTTGCCAGATTATTAAAACCACATTCGTACGCTATTTCTACAATATTGAGGTGGTAATCGTCGCTTAATAGTTTACATACATAACCGATCCGGATGGTATTTAAGTATTCGACGAAAGTCATGCGATAATGTTCTTTGAAGAAATTGCAGAAGGTCGTCGTAGCCATATTTGCCTGATCGGCCACTTCATTCAAGGTTATTTCCTTATTAAAATTCCTTAGAATATAATCCGTGATCTTACTGAAGCGATCTGTAGAGTTTTCCCGTTTATAGAGCATATATGTCGGGCTTGCCAAAGGTTCGTATTCCCTATAATAGCAAAGAATATCGAAGATATGTAGTAAGGAGGCCAGACGTCTCACGGCACTTTCCTGCATTATTTTTCGGATGATATGACTGATCTGTTTTTTGGCCTCTCCCTGTATAACCAAACCGCGGCCGGATAGTTGCAGAATTTTCTTCAGGGGTTCGAATTCCGGAATGTTGAAAAAATTTTCTCCAAGAAAGTCCTCTTTGAAATGAATGACCATTGCATCGGCTTTCCGTATCCCGGTACCATTGGTATAGATGGGGTCGTTTACCCAAACATGAGGAAGGGATGGACCCATAAAAACCAAGTCGCCTTCACCGAAGTAACCGATATGGTCTCCAACCATCCGTCTGCCGGTACTTTTATTAACTAGGCAAAATTCGTATTCCGGATGGTAGTGCCAAGGGCAGGGAAAGAAAGGACCTTTTTCATTAAAAACAACAAAGGACTTATCGAAGTCTTTCGGAAGGCGGTATTCTACAGCTTTCATAACAAAAACGGTTAAGTTGGCAATATGCTAATTTACGTTATTCCGTCCGATATTTTTTGTTATGAGGGATAATTCCGAAAAATAGTATCACAAATTGATAAATTAAAACCGCCTTACGTAATCGGCTACATCACCTTTTGCTCTATTGTAAGGTAGTATGCTGAAGCTAAAGTGTACCGGTTCGTTGGGTATTTGGTATGCAGGCAACACGATGGGCCCACAGCTTCCATTTCCCAGTCCCCTTTGGGCATAGTCCAGGTTTACGATTATTTCTGGTCTGGTAGCCAATTCATGCGGGTGTTTGGCGCGACGAAGGTCCTGCTCAGTATGATGCAGCGCACTGAAGCTTAGCTTATCATCAGCTATAATGACCAGTCCTTCCTGATTGCGGTTATTTATTTTAATCCATTTGGTATCTTCCCGGTTGCCCATACTTTGCGGTCGCATATAGTGTTCAGCCATTTCCTCCACTGATTTTTGGTACCGTCCCATGAAGGCTGCCTCTTTCCTGTCCACGTAGTTTTCATGCGGTCCGCGGCCAAACCATTCCACAAGATCATTTCCCGCGTTCAGCGCCATGGTAAACCCAATTCTAGACAATGGCAACCCACCTTCCCTTTGCGGATTTATATAAGTCGATAGATGAATGGTGCCGTTGCCGTATACGGTATATACCATATTACTATTCACTTCGTATCCTGATTTCGTAGTTGCCGTGACCGCTGCGGTAATTTGTACCGATTTACTATCGCCTGTGTTAATATTAAAATTACTTACGGTGTAGGTTAAGCTATCATATCCTTCCTTTTCCCAAGCGATGGGTTCTCCCCAATCCTTGTCGCGGTCATTATCAAGCGTTGCCCGATACAGCTGAAGTTTAGGCCCATATTGATCGCCATCGATTAACTGGTTATTATTATAAGCCAAAGATGAAATGAAGCCGGTATTGCGATCAAACCCTACATGGAAATCTTTACCGATCAGGGTAACCTCTTCTTCCTTTTGCAATACGAAAATATCTGGCAAGGAAGTAAGGGTATCCGTACGATTTGCGGTCTGAACCATTTGATAAGGTATTTTGAATTGGTCGGTGGCCACTATTTGGCCAGCGGGCCCCCATTTTTCATCTTTTACAGAACGCACATTTACCTGTAAGTAATAAGAGGCTTTAGGTTTCAGCACCGGTTGGGTTATCGGAATATTTGCGATGGTGCTGTCGCCTGCGGCAAGGTCGATTAGGGGCAGCGTCCCTTGTTGTATCTCCTTTCCGTCTTCGCTTAGGGTCCAATCGATCGTAAAGTTATTTAAATTCAGGAATGCATATTTATTAAGAATATTTACGGTTCCCTGTAATAAGTTGGCAGGTTTAATACTTACGTACTGGTAGACTTTCTTCACCTCTTCTAATTTAGCTGTAGGTTTTCTGTCAGGTGTTAAAATGCCGTCCATACAGAAGTTGCCGTCATTGGGCTTATCCCCAAAATCTCCTCCATAGGCAAAATACGTTTCGTCTGGAGTGGCACCAGGAATCTGTTTGGAGAGTCCATGATCCACCCATTCCCAGATACAACCGCCTATCAGTCGTTTATGATTTTCAATAACATCCCAATATTCTTGAAGGTTGCCTATTGCGTTACCCATAGCATGGCCATATTCACACATGATAAAAGGTTTCTCACTGGCTTTTTGTCCACTTTCCAACAGGCTTTGTACCGACGGATACATCGTGGATTCTATATCCGCCACCTCGTTGTAGCTTTCAAAATGTATGGGGCGCGAGTTATCAATGGCCAATACTGCCTGCCGTGCGGCCTTAAAGTTTTCATGCCCCCATGATTCATTGCCCAAAGACCATATGATGACCGAAGGATGATTCTTATCGCGTTGTACCATCCGCTGATGTCTATCCACGTATGCAGCACGCCAACTCTCGCTATTGCCAAGATCCGCCTTCGCCCCATGAGTTTCCACATCGGCTTCATCAATAACATAAAGACCATATTCATCACATAGCTTGTACCATTTTGGGTCGTTAGGATAATGCGATGTACGTACGGTGTTAATATTGTTCTGTTTCATGAGCATGATATCTTCCAGCATGCTTGCGTAGGGCACCGCCTTTCCGTAATCGGGATGTGTTTCATGCCTGTTCACACCTTTTAGCAATACGGCTTTCCCATTTACCAATAGCTGGCTGTCCTTTATTTCGACTTTTCGGAAACCAAATTTTGCAGAGAGCACCTCGGTCACTTGGTTATCTTTGTCTTTTAGGGTGATTAGTGCGGTGTAAAGGTAGGGTGCTTCTGCCGACCATAAGTGGGGATTCTCCACTGTTACCTGCAACTGATAAAACTCTTCATCATGATTTCTGTTGAAAATATTAAAACTCAACTTTCGATTAATTTTTTCTTCCAGAGGCTTGGTAAACACTTCTTCTCCTTCCGCATCCAGTAATTTCACGCTGATCGAGCCGTTTAGGTCGCTTCCCTTCCCTAGATTGTTCAACCAAACATCTGCCATAAAATCAGCCGAGGAAAAATTCTCCGGAAAATCAGCTTTCAGAAAAAAGTCGCGAATATGCATTTTCGGCTTAGCATACAGGTATACATCACGATGTATACCGCCGAGTCTAAACATATCCTGATCTTCCAGGTAACTGCCATCGCTCCATTTATAGACTTCCACAGCTATTAGATTACTTCGGCCCGTTTCCACGTAATCCGTGATATCAAAGCTAGCACCGGTCATGCTGCCTTCACTGTAGCCTACTTTTTCGCCATTTACCCATAGGTAGAAAGCACTCTGTACGCCTTCGAAATGAATGTATATCTGCTTATCACCCCAATCATCGGCGATGTTCACCTGTTTTCTATACGATCCTACCGGGTTTGGTTCTTTATTTTTGGTCCATGAAGTATCTACTGCCTTCATGATAGCTGGTGGTTCCACTTTGAAGGGATAAGTAATGTTGGTATAGATCGGGGTACCATAACCATTTACTTCCCAGTTGGCAGGCACCTTGAAATCTACCCATTTGCTATCGTTAAAGTTTTTTTTATAAAAATCTTTAGGTCTTTCGTTCGGACTTTTGGACCAGTTGAATTTCCACAGGCCATTGATACTTTGATAAAAAGTAGCGTTAGAATCGATGTTTGCTATGGCTTGCTGTTCGTTGCTAAACGGTATGGCAGTGGCGTGTGCAGGTTCTCTGTTTAGCTGAAATACCTTTTCATTTTCCCACTCGCGCTGAGCCATTGCGGGAGAAGCCAATACATTTATTAATAGCAGAGAAATTAAATAACAATATATAGTGTTCATGTAATGTTTTTTATCCAACACGCGTATAATACAGGTGTACTTTTTATGCTCCATTTGGTTAAGCGAAAATGGGCAGCAGACATTTGTGTTAAGCAAAGATATTAAATTACTGATACTAGAACGTAAATGTAGTATAGAACGTATACTTTGCATACTTTTTTAGCAGTGGTTATGAGAAGCTTTTTTGCGTTGGTGCGAACTTTCGATCGGTTGGTGTGAAAGGAGGAGAGGCGTATATCCCCGGTCGTTTACGATGCGTTGTTACGTATTTAACAAAATACGATGTGAACAGAAAGGTAACAGCGCATTGGGAGCGTTAATGGTTATGGGTAAAGAAGTAGGTTCAACACCCATAACCCATTGTGTAGTGATCAAAGAGGTCTTACCCAGATATTCCGGAAACTGATCGGTTTGCTTGGGTCGCCGTGCGACTGCAACATGATAGGAGCAGGGCCGTGTGCTTTATAAGAAGGTTTACCGATATATTGGGTGCCGCCCTCCAGTTCCACGTTATTCTGCACCAATACCCCGTTGATCAAAACAGTTACGCGTGCAGGTGATCCCAGCGATCCATCTTCTTTAAATTCAGGGGCAGTCCATACCACATCATAGGTTTGCCATTCGCCGGGTTTTCTAGCAGGGTTTGCTAAGGGGATTTTCTGCTTATAAACAGACCCTAATTGGCCATTTACGTAAGTTTTGTTTTCGTATGAATCTAAAATCTGCAACTCATATCCTTCATCACCGGAGCCAATAGCTGCCAGGAATAAACCGCTGTTACCTCTTCCCTGTCCTTCACCATCAATATCAATAGGTATATAGTATTCTAAATGAAGTTGATAACTGCCAAATTTTTCTTTGGTCCAGATATTACCTTTTTCTTTATTAACGGTAAATGTGCCTCCTCCTACCGTCCATTCTGCCGGCTGTCCTGGGTTTTTCTGCGATTCCCAGGCGGATAAGTCTTTTCCGTCAAATAGTACCACAGCATCGGAAGGTGCTTGGCTAACAGGTGTGTTTACCACAGGAGGAACAGGTTCCCAAACTTCGGTGTCTTCTGGTTTCATTTTTTCTTGTGCTAAGGTTGGCACGGCCGTACCTACAAGCAGTGCAGCGATAAGTAATTGATTTTTTAACATAGTATATAATTTTAGTTTGTATTAATTTACTTTTTCCAGCAGCTGAAAAAGTAACAAAACTAAGTGCAACGTTCTCATGAACGCCATAAAAATGTTACACTAGTGAATAAAAACCGCAGCTTAAAAATCTTCTTTGACGCTACTGCTGAGGCAAGGCCTTTGTAGCCGAAGATTTTTGAGGCTGATTTTGTTATAATGAGCGTACTGCGCAGCACTCATCAAAATCGTTAAATCCTCTTTTTTGAGGCCAATTTTATGCTTATGAACGGCCATTTTTACAGAAACTTATATGTCGCAGGGAATTTATCAGCAATTTATCATATGATTTCATCATCTTTGATTAGCAGAGGTACTAAGTAAGTGTTCAAAGTACGCTTCATCAAAGGTAGGTAATTGGCAAATAAGTAACAACAAAAATGAGTGTTCGATTACAGGCTTTTTGCCGATTTTGTATTATAGATAGTTAAAATGTAGTTGCATATGTCTGTGGCAACTTCCTTTTTAGATTTTAGCGCGAACGTTGTTTGTTGTTTGTTGCGATCGATAATGGTAATCTTATTACTATCACCAGCAAAGCCTGCGCCCTTGTCTTGCATAGAATTCAATACGATAAAATCGAGGTTTTTGTTTTCCAGTTTGATAAGCGCATTCGCCTCTTCATTGTTCGTTTCCAAAGCAAATCCAGCCAAAATTTGATCCGGTCTTTTAGCAGCGCCCAATGAAGCCAGAATGTCTGTGGTTTTTGTTAACGCGATGGAAAAGTGTGGATCTTTTTTCTTAATCTTTTGCGAAGCCACCTCCACTGGTGTGTAATCGGCCACGGCGGCACTCATAACGGTAATGTCGGCTTCAGTAAAAGTCTGGGTACAAGCTTCCAGCATTTCTTTTGCAGAGGTCACATCGATACGGAGCACCTGTTGGGGTGCTGCTAAAGCTGTTGGGCCACTCACCAGTGTTACATCTGCTCCCAGACCTTGTAATGTTTCGGCAATTGCATAACCCATTTTCCCGCTGCTATGATTACCAATAAAGCGTACAGGGTCTATGGCTTCATATGTCGGCCCGGCACTAACCAATGCCTTTTTACCTGCTAAAGGCAAGGCAGCGTCTTCACGGGCTTTAGATACACCACCAGTGGCAAACGATTGTTCTATAAAAGTTGTAATCTCTTCGGGCTCTGCCAATCGGCCTTCACCCACTAATCCACTGGCAAGTTCTCCGCTATCTGGGGGGATCAATATATTTCCAAAGCTTTGCAGCCGCTGTATGTTTTGTTGCGTAGCCGGATGGGAAAACATATCTAAGTCCATTGCGGGGGCGAAATATACAGGGCATCGTGCGGAGAGGTATATCGCACATAGGAGGTTATCACATAAACCATTAGCTAATTTGGCGAGGGTATTAGCGCTTGCCGGGGCGATTAACAAACGGTCAGCCCATAGCCCCAAGTGTACATGTTTATTCCATTCGCCCGTATGTTCGTCAAAATACTCCGTAAGTACGGGTTTGTTGGAAAGTGTAGCTAACGTTAGCGGGGTAATGAAGGCTGTGGCCTCTGGGGTCATTACCACCTGTACTTCAGCACCTGCTTTTACCAGTAGTCTGGTCAATGTAGCTGCTTTGTAGGCTGCAATGCTCCCACAGATACCTAATATAATCTTCTTGCCCTTAAGCATTTGTTAGCTTAATAGAGTAGCTTTTTATTCTACTTCTGTTCTTTAGAAGGGTTTCTAAAGTAAACCTTATCATTTAGAAATTCGTCAGCGGCAACCAAAGTGGGTTTAGGCATACGCTCGTAATGTTTAGATATTTCTATTTGCTCACGATTTTCAAATACCTCTTCCAAATTATCGTTAGAGGTGGCAAATTCTGCCAGTTTACCATGTAATTCTTCCTTTACGTTACTAGCAATCTGATTGGCACGGCGTGCAATGACTACAATTGATTCGTAAATGTTTCCTGTTTTTTCATCCAGCTCACGTAAATCACGTGTCACGGTAGAGTTAGGAACGATATTTTTCTGTGTATTGCTCATAGTTTTATTGTATACTTTGTTGAGGTATAGTGCCTTGTGGCGTGTTTTGTCCTTCTTCCATTATCTTCCCCTTCTCTTCTTCCTGCTTTTTTTGTGTAGGCGTTAAAGAAGCGATTATTTTATTCGTTTCTTCAATACCTTTCAATGCATCTTTTTTCAGGCCTTCTACGTCTTTCTTATATTTGCTTTCGGGAAAATTGTCTACAAAATCATCGGCAAAGGAGATCGTTTCATTGTATCGTCCTTCCTGACTTTTAAGCATGCTGTTGCGTGCATATAAGTATTGTGAACGAATAGCGAGAAACTCCATTTCTTCTGCATATTTCGTGTCCGGGTAATCCTGCAAAGAATTTTGGAAAGCGATAACGGCCGCTTTGTAATCGCCTACGTCTAGATAAAGTTTAGCATTTGCATATGACTTATGCTCTAATTTGTCACGTAAATCCTGAATAAATCTAGAGGCTTCTTCAGCACGGTCACTCTTTGGATATAAATTTATAAAAAGCTGAAGTGATTCAATAGCTTTTAATGTGTTCTCCTGATCGAGCGAATATACAGGTGATTCCAAGTAATAGCAATAAGCACCCATAAACCGGCATTCTTCCGATCGGGCACTCTGAGGGTATTGATCGGTGAAATTCTTGAAATGAAATCTAGCGGATGTATAGTCTCTTAACCGATAATTGGTATAAGCAAAATAATAAAGTAATTCTTCATTTTCTGGCCTTCCGCGATACTTGTTCGACAGATCTTCAAATAAAATAAGCGCTTTTGAGTATTTCTTGTTATTATACAAGTTGATCGCTTCGCGGTATTTTGCAACATTGTCATTGCCAGCTCGCAATTTCTCAAATTTGCTTTTACAGCTTACCATTCCAAATGAAAATAGCAAAACTGAAACCCAGATCACTAAACGCTTGTCTTTAAACATTCTGCAAAGATAATTAAAATTATTTTAACTTTTTTACCGTAAAAAAGTAAACAAAACCGACCATCGGGAGCTCATGAGCACTTATTAAAATGAACACTTGCGAATAAACCTCGCCGCGTTAGCCAGATGCCACCAAGGTAGTGCTCCAACCTGCAAACCGCATCTGCCTAAGGCGGCATTTTCGCAGAACGAAGGATTTATACTGCCTGTAAAGTTACACGATCCCGCTGCTCAAAAATTAAAGCCGCCGCTAAACCCGCTTTAGCAAGCTTCATTTCCATTGAAAACAACCGCTATGAGCTATGTACGAAAGTAGCCATGCATTTTCGCTGTAGCAAATTTTTAACATATATTAACTTTCTGTATTCTTTTTCTTGACTAATAAGGAGCAGACTGAAGCGTGGAGCGATGCGCTCTTGAGCAACACAGAAAACAAATAAAAGTGGATAATTAAACCTTCCGACCCAACACCACTAAACTCCGGCGTACTCCATCTAATAACGCAATATCTGGAAAGTTTCCCCATTCTTCAAAGCCCTCTTGTTGAAATAAATTAATACTGGATAGGTTATGGGCGAAAATGAAGGCCATAATGGTATCTATAGCATGTATTGGCGCTTGCTGCAGCGCATATCTTAAGATCTCCTTACCATAGCCTTTTCCCCGTTGATTTTCATCGAGATATATGCTTATCTCTGCCGTGCCATTGTAAGCAGGGCGACCATAAAACGACTGAAAGCTGACCCATCCGATTGGCTGTCTATCACCATTTTCCACCATCCACAGCGGACGAGTACGCTTATTATGCGATTTAAACCAAGGCAACTTGCTTTCTATAGAGACCTCTACGGTATCCGCGGTTACTATCCTACTGGCCACTGTACTGTTATAAATAGCAACAATTGTTGATAAATCGGTCAATAAGGCATCTCTATAAACTAAGCTACGATGGGTATGGGTCATGTTACAAAGATAAAAAGGTTTGAGGATTAGGTAAAAAAAATCCTCAAGGAATGGACAGGCCATTTTACTTGAGGACGTTTCTCATAGGTAGATGAGAGTATATTTCAATTCATAGGTAGATGTAATTTTTTTGGGCCAAATTAAGCAATTTTCATCTGGCCACTTTTTAAGTTTTGCTGTGCTCGGATATTTTTTAGCTCACCAACCAATAAATCCATTAACTGTTTATCCACTTTTCTAGCCAATTTTGATAAACCATTAACCTTCATTGTACTTTTTTTTATGCTTTTCATAGTATAAAGGATTTATTCGTTAAACATTTTCTTTCAGCGAACAGATTAACTCCAATATCGTGCCAAAAAGATGATGAATACTAATGGTTTTGTTTTAAGTTATTGATTGTCAGTTGATAACTTCTTTTTGGGCTTTAGTGTTGTTTTCGTAAAAAGTTGCGGAGGAGTTTATGTATGAGCGTTAATTAGCAATTGTTTAGGTGCTCCAAACGGTGAAAATTGGTCTTTTCATATTCAAGGATTGTCCATTCCCATTGTATAAAAAATGAGCCATTTTATATATTGTCGTTGTGCTCTTTATTGTACATATGAACAGTAGGTAAGTATACGTTATGTTATGTTTTTAAACCACC
This Olivibacter sp. SDN3 DNA region includes the following protein-coding sequences:
- a CDS encoding SDR family oxidoreductase is translated as MHIHKLLDLTKKVILVTGGSGNYGRNIVEGLAEAGATVITTSRDLSRAASTAATFRASGYAVFALAVDQSDATSIKELKEKILTDFGRLDVFVNNAVSRPMTGYSAPVDQFEKSMQVNASGMFHLLREMTDLIVNAGGGSVINIASMMGVRGPDLSNYEGTSMGNPPPDYFFHNAGLINLSRYMAKVMAGKNIRFNCISPGGLFNNQPARFVENYCKKVPLGRMANADDIKGLVVLLSSDAGAYINGENILLDGGMHA
- a CDS encoding AraC family transcriptional regulator, which produces MKAVEYRLPKDFDKSFVVFNEKGPFFPCPWHYHPEYEFCLVNKSTGRRMVGDHIGYFGEGDLVFMGPSLPHVWVNDPIYTNGTGIRKADAMVIHFKEDFLGENFFNIPEFEPLKKILQLSGRGLVIQGEAKKQISHIIRKIMQESAVRRLASLLHIFDILCYYREYEPLASPTYMLYKRENSTDRFSKITDYILRNFNKEITLNEVADQANMATTTFCNFFKEHYRMTFVEYLNTIRIGYVCKLLSDDYHLNIVEIAYECGFNNLANFNRQFKKLKGMSPSEYRKTVLLQPA
- a CDS encoding glycoside hydrolase family 2 TIM barrel-domain containing protein encodes the protein MNTIYCYLISLLLINVLASPAMAQREWENEKVFQLNREPAHATAIPFSNEQQAIANIDSNATFYQSINGLWKFNWSKSPNERPKDFYKKNFNDSKWVDFKVPANWEVNGYGTPIYTNITYPFKVEPPAIMKAVDTSWTKNKEPNPVGSYRKQVNIADDWGDKQIYIHFEGVQSAFYLWVNGEKVGYSEGSMTGASFDITDYVETGRSNLIAVEVYKWSDGSYLEDQDMFRLGGIHRDVYLYAKPKMHIRDFFLKADFPENFSSADFMADVWLNNLGKGSDLNGSISVKLLDAEGEEVFTKPLEEKINRKLSFNIFNRNHDEEFYQLQVTVENPHLWSAEAPYLYTALITLKDKDNQVTEVLSAKFGFRKVEIKDSQLLVNGKAVLLKGVNRHETHPDYGKAVPYASMLEDIMLMKQNNINTVRTSHYPNDPKWYKLCDEYGLYVIDEADVETHGAKADLGNSESWRAAYVDRHQRMVQRDKNHPSVIIWSLGNESWGHENFKAARQAVLAIDNSRPIHFESYNEVADIESTMYPSVQSLLESGQKASEKPFIMCEYGHAMGNAIGNLQEYWDVIENHKRLIGGCIWEWVDHGLSKQIPGATPDETYFAYGGDFGDKPNDGNFCMDGILTPDRKPTAKLEEVKKVYQYVSIKPANLLQGTVNILNKYAFLNLNNFTIDWTLSEDGKEIQQGTLPLIDLAAGDSTIANIPITQPVLKPKASYYLQVNVRSVKDEKWGPAGQIVATDQFKIPYQMVQTANRTDTLTSLPDIFVLQKEEEVTLIGKDFHVGFDRNTGFISSLAYNNNQLIDGDQYGPKLQLYRATLDNDRDKDWGEPIAWEKEGYDSLTYTVSNFNINTGDSKSVQITAAVTATTKSGYEVNSNMVYTVYGNGTIHLSTYINPQREGGLPLSRIGFTMALNAGNDLVEWFGRGPHENYVDRKEAAFMGRYQKSVEEMAEHYMRPQSMGNREDTKWIKINNRNQEGLVIIADDKLSFSALHHTEQDLRRAKHPHELATRPEIIVNLDYAQRGLGNGSCGPIVLPAYQIPNEPVHFSFSILPYNRAKGDVADYVRRF
- a CDS encoding DUF1080 domain-containing protein, whose translation is MLKNQLLIAALLVGTAVPTLAQEKMKPEDTEVWEPVPPVVNTPVSQAPSDAVVLFDGKDLSAWESQKNPGQPAEWTVGGGTFTVNKEKGNIWTKEKFGSYQLHLEYYIPIDIDGEGQGRGNSGLFLAAIGSGDEGYELQILDSYENKTYVNGQLGSVYKQKIPLANPARKPGEWQTYDVVWTAPEFKEDGSLGSPARVTVLINGVLVQNNVELEGGTQYIGKPSYKAHGPAPIMLQSHGDPSKPISFRNIWVRPL
- the coaBC gene encoding bifunctional phosphopantothenoylcysteine decarboxylase/phosphopantothenate--cysteine ligase CoaBC gives rise to the protein MLKGKKIILGICGSIAAYKAATLTRLLVKAGAEVQVVMTPEATAFITPLTLATLSNKPVLTEYFDEHTGEWNKHVHLGLWADRLLIAPASANTLAKLANGLCDNLLCAIYLSARCPVYFAPAMDLDMFSHPATQQNIQRLQSFGNILIPPDSGELASGLVGEGRLAEPEEITTFIEQSFATGGVSKAREDAALPLAGKKALVSAGPTYEAIDPVRFIGNHSSGKMGYAIAETLQGLGADVTLVSGPTALAAPQQVLRIDVTSAKEMLEACTQTFTEADITVMSAAVADYTPVEVASQKIKKKDPHFSIALTKTTDILASLGAAKRPDQILAGFALETNNEEANALIKLENKNLDFIVLNSMQDKGAGFAGDSNKITIIDRNKQQTTFALKSKKEVATDICNYILTIYNTKSAKSL
- a CDS encoding DNA-directed RNA polymerase subunit omega; translation: MSNTQKNIVPNSTVTRDLRELDEKTGNIYESIVVIARRANQIASNVKEELHGKLAEFATSNDNLEEVFENREQIEISKHYERMPKPTLVAADEFLNDKVYFRNPSKEQK
- the bamD gene encoding outer membrane protein assembly factor BamD; amino-acid sequence: MFKDKRLVIWVSVLLFSFGMVSCKSKFEKLRAGNDNVAKYREAINLYNNKKYSKALILFEDLSNKYRGRPENEELLYYFAYTNYRLRDYTSARFHFKNFTDQYPQSARSEECRFMGAYCYYLESPVYSLDQENTLKAIESLQLFINLYPKSDRAEEASRFIQDLRDKLEHKSYANAKLYLDVGDYKAAVIAFQNSLQDYPDTKYAEEMEFLAIRSQYLYARNSMLKSQEGRYNETISFADDFVDNFPESKYKKDVEGLKKDALKGIEETNKIIASLTPTQKKQEEEKGKIMEEGQNTPQGTIPQQSIQ
- a CDS encoding GNAT family N-acetyltransferase, coding for MTHTHRSLVYRDALLTDLSTIVAIYNSTVASRIVTADTVEVSIESKLPWFKSHNKRTRPLWMVENGDRQPIGWVSFQSFYGRPAYNGTAEISIYLDENQRGKGYGKEILRYALQQAPIHAIDTIMAFIFAHNLSSINLFQQEGFEEWGNFPDIALLDGVRRSLVVLGRKV